A window from Chryseobacterium vaccae encodes these proteins:
- a CDS encoding SRPBCC family protein has translation MESNIMFNKDFEAKTVYVMKIYNADVSKVWDYFTQSGLLDQWWGPKPWKCETIKQDFREGGIWLYAMVGPNGERGYSQSKYGEIMEHRSFDWMSAFCDENGNINNDSPQSNWLIGFTGVEEGTKVTINVHYQSQDVMNKMLEMGFEEGFKMGLTQLEEILG, from the coding sequence ATGGAATCGAATATCATGTTCAACAAAGATTTTGAAGCGAAAACAGTGTATGTCATGAAAATTTACAATGCAGACGTTTCGAAAGTGTGGGATTATTTTACACAATCCGGATTATTAGATCAGTGGTGGGGCCCAAAACCGTGGAAATGTGAAACTATAAAGCAGGATTTCAGAGAAGGTGGAATCTGGCTATATGCGATGGTTGGTCCAAATGGCGAAAGAGGTTATTCGCAGTCAAAATATGGTGAAATTATGGAGCATAGAAGCTTTGACTGGATGAGTGCTTTCTGTGATGAAAACGGGAATATCAATAATGATTCTCCACAGTCCAACTGGCTGATTGGTTTTACGGGAGTGGAAGAAGGAACAAAAGTGACCATTAATGTTCATTACCAGTCTCAGGATGTCATGAATAAAATGCTGGAAATGGGATTTGAAGAAGGCTTCAAAATGGGGCTTACCCAATTGGAAGAAATTTTAGGATAA
- a CDS encoding sensor histidine kinase produces the protein MNNKFIPIISVFMTISLIVFVTLQFYWLKGYYGALEQEFSNKVYAALENTSKNIEEIEVDKYLNKDNNNFRNDILASKDQPSLTTIQQVQDSGTQRQIIYSKNIISKTQLPISKKGDSVNLTTLYTDEAAYKVKRDTANRELLTTEINNDLESGDYSIKNFVRIVGTNLPITKRVDPTILDSVIAKELRMKGITAKFGYGVIDKSNKLTSIVNKAFKEKKDNNTYSYPLFTDNKNTTLYSLALVFPKKEYSLAMNNWPMLLGTFLSLLTILGIYIISINYMMRQKKLAEVKTDFINNMSHEFKTPLATISVATDSLANDKIATNPDKVKYYSELIKQENLRMKKQVENVLNMSKLERNEVELFLKETNVRELIKRTTESFNLIVGQRNGSLTQEFNASNFTFKIDEFHISNMLVNLLDNANKYSPEAPEIHVKTRNEGHWYVIEISDKGMGMETQNKTKIFEKFFREETGNIHNVKGQGLGLSYVKKIVELHKGQIIVDSHKGKGSTFVIKLPMS, from the coding sequence ATGAATAATAAATTCATCCCAATAATTTCGGTGTTTATGACAATCTCACTGATTGTCTTTGTTACGCTCCAATTTTATTGGCTGAAAGGTTATTACGGTGCACTGGAACAGGAATTCTCCAATAAAGTGTATGCTGCTTTAGAAAATACTTCAAAAAATATTGAAGAGATTGAAGTAGATAAATATTTAAATAAAGACAACAATAACTTCAGAAATGATATTCTGGCCAGTAAGGACCAGCCCTCATTAACAACCATTCAACAGGTACAGGATTCCGGAACTCAACGACAGATCATCTACTCCAAAAATATCATCTCTAAAACACAGCTTCCGATTTCTAAAAAAGGAGACTCTGTTAATTTAACCACCTTGTATACTGATGAGGCTGCTTACAAGGTTAAAAGAGATACAGCCAACCGTGAACTTCTTACCACCGAGATCAACAATGATTTAGAAAGCGGTGATTATTCCATTAAAAATTTCGTAAGAATTGTCGGCACCAATCTTCCCATTACCAAAAGAGTTGACCCTACCATTCTGGACTCCGTTATTGCCAAGGAACTAAGAATGAAAGGAATTACTGCAAAATTCGGTTATGGAGTTATTGATAAGAGTAATAAACTTACCAGCATTGTAAACAAGGCCTTTAAAGAAAAAAAGGATAACAATACTTACAGCTATCCCCTTTTTACGGATAATAAAAACACGACTTTGTATTCCCTGGCTTTGGTTTTCCCTAAAAAAGAATATTCCCTGGCCATGAACAACTGGCCAATGCTTTTGGGAACCTTCCTTTCGTTACTTACCATTCTGGGAATTTACATTATTTCCATCAACTATATGATGAGGCAGAAAAAGCTGGCAGAAGTAAAAACAGACTTCATCAACAACATGTCACATGAGTTTAAAACTCCGCTGGCCACTATTTCAGTAGCTACAGACTCTTTGGCCAATGACAAGATTGCGACTAACCCGGACAAGGTAAAATATTATTCGGAGTTGATTAAGCAGGAGAATCTTAGGATGAAAAAACAGGTAGAAAATGTCCTGAATATGTCAAAGCTTGAAAGAAATGAAGTAGAGCTATTCCTAAAAGAGACCAATGTAAGGGAACTCATCAAAAGAACTACGGAGTCTTTCAACCTTATTGTAGGACAGAGAAACGGATCGCTTACTCAGGAATTCAATGCATCAAACTTCACTTTTAAAATTGATGAATTCCACATTTCAAACATGTTGGTCAATTTACTGGATAATGCCAATAAATATTCCCCGGAAGCCCCGGAAATTCATGTAAAAACAAGAAATGAAGGACATTGGTATGTGATAGAAATTTCCGATAAGGGAATGGGAATGGAAACCCAGAATAAAACGAAGATCTTTGAAAAATTCTTCAGGGAAGAAACCGGAAACATTCACAATGTAAAAGGTCAAGGATTGGGACTTTCTTATGTAAAGAAAATTGTAGAACTGCATAAAGGACAGATCATAGTAGACTCTCACAAAGGGAAAGGAAGTACGTTTGTGATTAAGCTGCCAATGAGCTGA